ACAAATACGGATACAGGAGAGGAAATCGTTAAGGAAAGAGACTTCTGGTTCGCCTGGTACGCTTTCCACCCGGACACACAAGTTTACCTGCCTGAAGGCGAAGAACTCCCACCAGCCGAGGAAACACCTGCCAACGCAACACCCCTCGGAAGCCTGCTGATGCCTTTGGGACTTTTGGCTGCTTTCCTGCTTGTGCAGAGAAGCCGTAAGTGAATTTGTGGATGCCGCCGGATTTGGTGGCACTACTTTTATTTTTTCAGCCCTCTTTCAATACTTTTATATCATTTACAACTGCTTTTTCCAATGAAATGTTTGAGAACTTACAGGAACAACTGGGATGGTTGAATGAGCCAAAATGGGCTAATCGTGTGACGTTTTACGTTTTCTTTTTTGCCTGTATTGGTCTAGCATTTCGCTTGGCAACTCTATTAATACCTGCTATCTCAGATTACAGCTTCCTGCAAAGTGGAGTAAATGAAGATAATGTCAGATACATGCTCAGTGCCTTGGTGCAGAGCTTGGCTGCAGTTATTGCAATTGTTGTTACGCTTAGCTTGGTAGCAATCCAGCTTTCAGCACAGTCTTATTCATCAAGAGTAATTGATTTTTACAAGACGATGCCAGACTTATGGATACTCATATTCGTCTATGTAATCGCTATCGTCTTTGGACTGGGATTAATAAACAGTGTTGGCACTGATGTTCTACCAGCTGACGGGATTCTGAGTTTCAAATACCTTCTTACATTAGAATATTTGTTTGGAGTGGGAGCTTTTCTATGCCTTTTCCCCTACAGTTGGAATACCATGTCTTTAATGAATCCCACCAAGATCATACGATTGCTGTCAGAAAGTATAACAAAAGAAAAAATGGACTTTGCTACAACTTCCACAAACGATCAAACACAAGACTTGAAAATTTTGAACAAAAATGGAGAAGAAGATCCTTTCTTACCCATCATTGATATTCTCACTGCCTCCATGATGAAGTATGATTACGCAACCTTAAGAACAGGATCAAATGCTCTCTCCATCAAAACAAGCGAAATATTGAGCAAGGAGCATGAAAAAGAGGTTTCAGAGCATGTTGCTAATCACTTAAAAAGAGTTAGCATGTTATCTCTAAAAAGAGGCGATGAGGAATCTTTTGAGATTTTTATGGGTTGTTTCGCCAAGATAGCAAATAATACGGTCAAAAATGGCTTGGAAAGGGCAACCAAATCTATTGTTAGCGTATTGGAAGAGATTGGGGTACAAGCACTCAGCAATCAAAACTATCTGGTAGTTTCTTCGATTTATACCCTGAAAAAAATAGGAATAATGGCAGGAGAAAAGGGACAGAAATCTGCTACTAGCAACGTAATATCTGCGTTGAATACCTTTTGTCAGTATCCTAGCTTTAAAGGCGTGGATTCAAGCCTAATAAGTGCATTAGATCGTGTTAGCCAAGATGTAATCGAAAAAAAATGGTGTCAAGAGGTCGAACAAATAATCTATTCACTGGGGTTTATCGAAGACAGAGTACTACAAACTGAATCTTACTGGGATATTGACAACATAATTCATGCATACGCAAGAATTGGTGAAAAAGCTGCACAAAATGATTGCCCAAATTCTGTATATCTCACCTTGATTCCACTAGGAAACATAGGTCGGGAAATGGT
This genomic stretch from Methanohalophilus levihalophilus harbors:
- a CDS encoding DUF2254 family protein → MPPDLVALLLFFQPSFNTFISFTTAFSNEMFENLQEQLGWLNEPKWANRVTFYVFFFACIGLAFRLATLLIPAISDYSFLQSGVNEDNVRYMLSALVQSLAAVIAIVVTLSLVAIQLSAQSYSSRVIDFYKTMPDLWILIFVYVIAIVFGLGLINSVGTDVLPADGILSFKYLLTLEYLFGVGAFLCLFPYSWNTMSLMNPTKIIRLLSESITKEKMDFATTSTNDQTQDLKILNKNGEEDPFLPIIDILTASMMKYDYATLRTGSNALSIKTSEILSKEHEKEVSEHVANHLKRVSMLSLKRGDEESFEIFMGCFAKIANNTVKNGLERATKSIVSVLEEIGVQALSNQNYLVVSSIYTLKKIGIMAGEKGQKSATSNVISALNTFCQYPSFKGVDSSLISALDRVSQDVIEKKWCQEVEQIIYSLGFIEDRVLQTESYWDIDNIIHAYARIGEKAAQNDCPNSVYLTLIPLGNIGREMVRHETRLELEFVLDAIQKIGENAVHLGDNTDIAIKQLEIIEDEGIKREWGKIARKRIARIKQKQSEEINSSPLEHDSD